The proteins below come from a single Chondrinema litorale genomic window:
- a CDS encoding leucine-rich repeat protein: MRKYSEDLSKIVDGFEFWKNEKLGDLLVLDKENLQSGLEYIKTHGIKNIVIGNIGEHLLTNLDFLKYYEFIEVIFIGPDNIYLSGLAYLKNLKVFRSSADLKDIIDFNWFPVLEECMIIWNKKYVKNIEKCTSLKSLSIFKYKSTSLETLSGLHNLNYLDIKFSNINNLSGIETLNKLKNLIFYTCSKLEDINDLKKLKAPLTELNFYKCKKIRDFSIVNKLMSLESLVLYGCGEIPSIHFIRDLPKLADINFFETKVLDGDISPCIGLEYAGFENKKHYSHTFEEIEALNKS, from the coding sequence ATGAGAAAATATAGTGAGGATTTAAGTAAAATAGTCGACGGATTTGAATTTTGGAAAAATGAAAAATTAGGAGATCTGTTAGTTTTAGATAAAGAAAATCTCCAAAGTGGGTTGGAGTATATAAAGACTCATGGTATAAAGAATATCGTAATAGGTAACATAGGTGAGCATCTTTTAACAAACCTTGACTTTTTAAAATATTATGAATTTATAGAAGTAATTTTTATTGGTCCTGATAACATTTATCTTAGTGGTTTAGCATATCTTAAAAATTTAAAAGTATTTAGATCAAGTGCTGACCTGAAAGATATAATTGATTTTAATTGGTTCCCTGTATTAGAGGAGTGTATGATAATATGGAACAAAAAGTATGTAAAGAATATTGAGAAATGTACCTCTTTAAAAAGTCTAAGTATTTTTAAATATAAATCAACATCATTGGAAACCCTTTCGGGGTTACATAACTTAAATTACTTGGATATCAAGTTTAGTAATATTAATAATTTATCAGGTATTGAAACTTTAAATAAGCTGAAAAACTTAATTTTTTATACTTGTTCTAAGTTGGAAGATATTAACGATCTAAAAAAACTTAAAGCTCCACTAACTGAATTAAACTTTTATAAATGTAAGAAAATCCGAGACTTTTCTATAGTAAATAAACTAATGTCACTGGAATCTTTAGTTTTGTATGGATGTGGAGAAATACCATCAATTCATTTTATTAGAGATTTACCTAAATTGGCTGATATTAATTTTTTTGAGACTAAAGTCTTGGATGGAGATATATCCCCTTGTATCGGTTTAGAATATGCTGGTTTTGAAAATAAAAAACACTATTCTCATACATTTGAAGAAATTGAAGCTTTAAATAAATCTTGA
- a CDS encoding alpha/beta hydrolase-fold protein codes for MESIEINNLVILYSLQLQKNLLLPSESLEVTLKPWLVDKNWQPSGNYYIEISIVNRAYEEVKYCSAFKLEKIHTHHFTVSTNEFGNHANYFLLYILKNEFNEVLVSISKEFIISTEIKSELTVFEKSYQRLRNTNNSNKPAVPLAIETVDFIADMYLPALAKSFKETEITGPKVPLALQATKYASCAQIPSIDEIEERLSFAKQLISEIVDEEVKSIFKSEVQIAIHSTNGEFLQCLLYLPKRFHHLGNYGLLVGLHGAGMDGKSFMNAFENDGKNQLKEFAEKHQYIIVLPFTNEPLSIYNEQECDNIMNIVERLIAAYTSIDKEKVMILGHSMGCLGAWKLGNQHVNKFEKVILISGLVDTSIAKSENISLIYAFGEKDEVVSVPLLREQNDFFIKKFSRIQSCIYPEENHVSVLKKLNDCFKKEKLLQ; via the coding sequence ATGGAATCAATTGAGATTAATAATTTGGTTATTCTGTATTCGCTTCAATTACAGAAAAATTTATTATTACCAAGTGAGTCTTTGGAGGTAACCTTAAAACCTTGGTTGGTAGATAAAAATTGGCAACCTTCGGGTAATTATTATATAGAAATATCCATTGTAAACAGGGCTTATGAAGAGGTGAAATACTGTTCGGCTTTTAAGCTAGAGAAAATACATACACACCATTTTACAGTTAGCACAAATGAGTTTGGTAACCATGCGAATTACTTTCTACTATATATCTTAAAAAATGAGTTTAATGAAGTATTGGTGAGTATCAGCAAAGAATTCATCATTTCAACAGAAATTAAATCTGAATTAACAGTTTTTGAAAAATCCTATCAAAGACTGCGAAATACAAATAATTCCAATAAGCCAGCTGTACCGTTAGCTATTGAGACAGTAGATTTCATAGCCGATATGTATCTTCCGGCATTAGCTAAAAGCTTTAAAGAAACCGAAATTACAGGGCCGAAAGTTCCTTTAGCTTTGCAGGCTACCAAATATGCGTCTTGTGCTCAAATTCCAAGTATTGATGAAATAGAAGAGAGACTAAGTTTTGCTAAACAGTTAATTAGTGAGATAGTGGACGAAGAAGTAAAATCAATATTCAAAAGTGAAGTGCAAATAGCAATTCATTCAACTAATGGTGAGTTTTTGCAGTGCTTACTGTATTTGCCAAAAAGGTTTCATCATTTGGGTAATTATGGTTTGCTAGTTGGTTTGCATGGTGCAGGCATGGATGGCAAAAGTTTCATGAATGCCTTTGAAAACGATGGTAAAAATCAATTGAAAGAATTTGCCGAAAAACATCAATACATCATTGTATTACCTTTTACCAATGAACCACTGTCCATTTATAATGAGCAAGAGTGTGATAATATTATGAATATTGTAGAAAGGTTGATTGCAGCTTACACTTCGATAGATAAAGAAAAAGTGATGATTTTGGGCCATTCTATGGGCTGTTTAGGAGCTTGGAAATTAGGTAATCAACATGTAAATAAATTTGAAAAAGTAATACTCATTTCTGGCTTGGTCGATACATCAATAGCAAAATCTGAAAATATTTCACTTATTTATGCTTTTGGAGAAAAAGATGAGGTAGTTTCAGTACCATTACTCAGAGAGCAAAATGATTTTTTTATTAAAAAATTCAGTCGGATTCAATCTTGTATTTATCCAGAAGAGAATCATGTAAGTGTGTTGAAGAAACTGAATGATTGCTTTAAAAAAGAAAAATTGCTACAGTAG
- a CDS encoding BspA family leucine-rich repeat surface protein: MIQHKLILKKICLCLFSLLALSSAALAQEPFITQWDTEKGDGSNQIMIPTNSNFLYDYTIDWGDGSVYTNVTGDINHTYGVPGVYKVEITGAFPHINFFNSTESNAQKIVDIAQWGDIQWNSMNNAFYNCKNMNMSASDIPDFTYVYDLTGMFNGASSFNANISSWDVSKVQYMHFMFKEATSFNQDISNWDVSKVIFMSSMFKRASSFNQDISGWDVSNVTDMREMFREASSFNQNIGNWNVSKVINMSYLFKDANSFNQNIGNWDVSNVTDMSFMFHYNKSFNQDIGAWNVGNVSNMSYMFTGAIFNQDIGTWDVSNVTDMNSMFTQTTSFNQDISNWNVSKVINMSYMFMSTKFFNQDLSSWDVSNTTDMSYLFWYATAFNQNIGNWDISNVTNMENMLDLCGMSNDNYNTTLIGWASNSNVPNNITLGAAGHFYYKAKDARDNLINNYGWIINNDIELFLITFVDFDGTILKNQFVEIGYGAPAPEVPEREGYIFNGWDIEFSNVSEDLIVTAQYLKNYTVSFVDFDNSLLNSQTVVSGNTAKPPVNPKREGYTFIGWDIEFDNVTENLTVTAQYTINSYLVMFLNYNGSILKNETVTFGNAATAPDNAKREGYTFIGWDTDFDNITKDINITAQYTINSYSITFVDFDGAILKSEIVTYGTTVIPPEEPKREGYTFNGWDTDFEYFSEDITVNATYFKNFVTHTFIDLDGSIIDIQTLKNGETPIYPDGPKHDGYFFYEWKVTSENEDLFYTAKFFKLMYYVTFVDYDETILKRDTVYFGEAANSPENPQREGYTFTGWDTSFDYVTDWLTTVTAQYSINIYIVNFTDYDGTILKSDTVEYGNTASAPTLPEREGYTFNGWDTEYDYVTEDLSITAQYTINSYIVNFTDYKGTILKSDTVEYGSTASAPTEPEREGYTFDGWSVEFDSITENLTITAQYTINSYIVNFTDYDGTIIKTDTVEYGNTASAPSEPEREEFTFEGWDTEYDSITGDLTIIAKYSAITATEDLITKQLKIYPNPTADFLYIDTNYTGNTLEELDIKIFNNFGQTVYQSSNSMSNLIIDTSDFASGMYFVQINEKTFKIVKN, from the coding sequence ATGATACAACACAAATTAATTCTAAAGAAAATATGCTTATGCCTATTTTCGCTATTAGCACTAAGTTCTGCCGCATTAGCACAAGAACCCTTTATAACCCAATGGGATACCGAAAAAGGAGACGGAAGTAACCAAATTATGATTCCAACAAACAGTAATTTTCTATACGACTACACTATCGATTGGGGTGATGGTAGTGTATATACTAATGTAACTGGAGATATAAATCATACTTATGGTGTGCCCGGTGTTTATAAAGTAGAAATTACTGGTGCTTTTCCTCACATTAATTTCTTTAATTCCACAGAAAGTAATGCCCAAAAAATTGTAGATATCGCTCAATGGGGTGACATACAGTGGAATTCTATGAATAATGCATTTTATAATTGTAAAAATATGAATATGTCTGCTTCAGATATACCTGACTTCACATATGTTTACGATCTAACTGGAATGTTTAATGGCGCAAGTTCCTTTAATGCGAATATTAGTAGTTGGGATGTAAGTAAGGTTCAATATATGCATTTTATGTTTAAAGAAGCAACATCCTTCAATCAAGACATAAGTAATTGGGATGTGAGTAAGGTTATTTTTATGTCTAGTATGTTTAAACGAGCTAGTTCATTCAATCAAGATATTAGTGGTTGGGATGTTAGCAATGTTACTGATATGAGAGAGATGTTTAGAGAAGCAAGCTCTTTTAATCAAAATATTGGAAACTGGAATGTGAGTAAAGTCATAAATATGTCATATCTCTTTAAAGATGCTAATTCTTTTAATCAAAATATTGGTAATTGGGACGTAAGCAATGTTACTGATATGTCTTTTATGTTTCATTACAATAAATCTTTTAATCAAGATATTGGAGCTTGGAATGTAGGTAATGTATCAAATATGTCATACATGTTTACTGGTGCAATCTTTAACCAAGATATTGGAACCTGGGATGTGAGTAATGTAACTGATATGAATTCGATGTTTACACAAACAACATCTTTTAATCAAGACATAAGTAATTGGAATGTGAGTAAAGTTATTAACATGTCTTATATGTTCATGTCTACAAAATTTTTTAATCAAGATTTAAGTAGTTGGGATGTAAGCAATACTACTGATATGTCTTACTTATTTTGGTATGCAACGGCTTTTAATCAAAATATAGGAAACTGGGATATTAGTAATGTTACAAATATGGAAAACATGTTAGATTTGTGTGGAATGTCAAATGATAATTATAATACAACATTAATAGGATGGGCATCAAACTCTAATGTACCTAACAATATTACTCTTGGTGCCGCTGGCCATTTCTATTATAAAGCAAAAGATGCACGAGACAATTTAATAAATAATTATGGATGGATTATCAATAACGACATTGAACTATTTCTTATAACTTTTGTAGATTTTGATGGCACGATATTAAAAAATCAATTTGTAGAAATTGGCTATGGTGCTCCAGCACCTGAAGTTCCTGAAAGAGAAGGATACATTTTTAATGGGTGGGATATTGAATTTAGTAATGTAAGTGAAGACTTAATAGTTACCGCTCAATATCTAAAAAATTACACAGTTTCTTTTGTTGATTTTGATAATTCCCTATTAAATAGTCAAACTGTAGTATCTGGTAATACTGCAAAACCTCCTGTTAACCCCAAAAGAGAAGGTTACACTTTTATTGGCTGGGATATTGAATTTGACAATGTAACTGAAAATTTAACTGTTACTGCTCAATACACTATCAATAGTTATTTAGTAATGTTCCTTAATTATAATGGATCAATATTAAAAAATGAAACAGTTACATTCGGTAATGCTGCCACAGCTCCTGACAATGCTAAAAGAGAAGGCTATACTTTTATTGGTTGGGATACTGATTTTGATAATATCACTAAAGATATAAATATTACTGCTCAATATACTATCAATAGTTATTCTATAACTTTTGTTGATTTTGATGGAGCAATCTTAAAATCTGAAATAGTTACATATGGAACAACAGTAATTCCTCCAGAAGAACCAAAACGTGAAGGCTATACTTTTAATGGTTGGGATACTGATTTTGAATATTTTAGCGAAGATATTACTGTTAATGCCACCTATTTTAAAAACTTTGTTACACATACCTTCATAGATTTAGATGGATCAATTATAGATATCCAAACATTAAAAAATGGAGAAACTCCTATCTATCCTGATGGTCCTAAGCATGATGGATATTTCTTTTATGAATGGAAAGTCACATCAGAGAATGAAGATTTATTTTATACTGCAAAATTCTTCAAACTAATGTATTATGTAACATTTGTTGATTATGATGAAACTATACTAAAAAGAGATACTGTATATTTCGGTGAGGCTGCCAATAGCCCAGAGAACCCTCAAAGAGAAGGTTATACTTTTACTGGCTGGGATACTTCATTTGACTATGTAACTGATTGGTTAACAACAGTAACTGCTCAATACTCTATCAATATTTATATTGTGAATTTCACAGATTACGATGGTACAATTTTAAAAAGTGATACTGTCGAATATGGAAATACAGCCTCAGCTCCTACGCTACCTGAAAGAGAAGGATACACTTTTAATGGGTGGGACACAGAATATGATTATGTAACTGAAGACTTAAGCATCACAGCCCAATATACTATCAATAGTTATATAGTGAATTTCACAGATTACAAAGGTACAATTTTAAAAAGTGATACTGTTGAATATGGAAGTACAGCTTCAGCACCTACCGAACCTGAAAGAGAAGGATACACTTTTGATGGTTGGAGTGTTGAATTTGATAGTATAACTGAAAACTTAACCATCACAGCCCAATATACTATCAATAGTTATATAGTGAACTTCACAGATTACGATGGTACAATTATAAAAACTGATACTGTTGAATATGGAAATACTGCTTCGGCTCCTTCTGAACCTGAAAGAGAAGAATTTACATTTGAAGGTTGGGATACAGAGTATGACAGTATAACGGGAGATTTAACTATTATCGCTAAATATTCTGCTATTACCGCCACAGAAGATTTAATTACTAAACAATTAAAAATTTATCCAAATCCAACTGCTGACTTTTTGTATATAGATACCAATTATACAGGTAATACACTTGAAGAATTAGATATAAAGATATTCAACAATTTTGGGCAAACAGTTTATCAAAGTTCAAACAGCATGTCTAATTTAATAATTGATACCTCTGATTTTGCTAGTGGAATGTACTTTGTTCAAATAAATGAAAAAACATTCAAGATAGTTAAAAACTAA
- a CDS encoding DUF1036 domain-containing protein produces the protein MKRYFFLILMIGLSTLQVLAQKDYQKNDHVSLEVNTRNNDYVIDYQFKDHWGNMQNFHLQYNKEQTDDMIGKFGIPKSMFERFIVTPETIKKRDRILKEGLFKKEGNYLNIDYSAVVNYYAPVVCQPIANLIIDRLQNLDKDSRKNRIELAMKFVQDIPYGVPDIDKQRIYRGGLHVPSEIFLKGYGDCDSKSLLFTGILSYLINPDDVILFRLPDHVAPFVRGNVTSGSSYLNLKGKTYLIAETAGPGRPNLGISRENQKITGEVHEITFNPNMFYSSSELTAFKNISKSNSFVASTEKGVYKLFFVNNTKEDIYVLLYVQDKSEEWETKAWYKLKPGEKAYLADTPNTSFYYYATSKSKSYYWGGHDHFIKFDNEKYGLKKNTIHENEFVDFTLHLG, from the coding sequence ATGAAAAGATATTTTTTTCTGATATTGATGATAGGTTTAAGTACACTTCAGGTACTTGCTCAAAAAGATTATCAAAAAAATGATCATGTTAGTTTGGAAGTGAACACCCGAAATAATGATTATGTGATTGATTACCAATTCAAAGATCATTGGGGTAATATGCAAAATTTTCACTTACAATATAACAAGGAACAAACGGATGACATGATTGGGAAGTTTGGAATTCCAAAGTCTATGTTTGAAAGGTTTATTGTTACACCAGAAACCATAAAAAAGAGAGACAGGATTTTAAAAGAGGGTTTGTTTAAAAAAGAAGGAAATTATTTAAATATAGATTATAGTGCTGTAGTAAATTATTACGCTCCTGTTGTTTGTCAGCCAATAGCTAATCTAATTATCGATAGACTGCAAAATTTAGATAAAGATAGTAGAAAAAACAGGATAGAACTGGCAATGAAGTTTGTACAGGATATTCCCTATGGAGTACCTGATATAGACAAACAGCGTATTTATAGAGGAGGACTTCATGTACCATCAGAAATATTCTTAAAAGGTTATGGAGACTGCGATTCAAAATCTCTATTGTTCACAGGTATACTTTCTTATTTGATCAATCCAGATGATGTGATCTTGTTCCGTTTACCAGACCATGTAGCACCATTTGTTAGGGGGAATGTTACTAGTGGAAGCAGTTATTTAAATTTAAAAGGAAAGACCTATTTAATTGCAGAAACTGCTGGACCGGGCAGACCTAATCTTGGGATTAGTAGAGAGAATCAAAAAATAACTGGTGAGGTACACGAAATCACTTTCAACCCTAATATGTTTTATAGCTCAAGCGAATTGACTGCTTTTAAAAACATAAGTAAGAGTAATAGTTTTGTGGCAAGCACAGAAAAAGGGGTATATAAACTCTTCTTTGTAAACAACACAAAAGAAGATATTTATGTGCTTTTGTATGTACAAGATAAAAGTGAAGAATGGGAAACTAAGGCTTGGTACAAACTAAAGCCAGGAGAAAAAGCCTATTTGGCAGATACACCTAACACTTCATTTTACTATTATGCAACCAGTAAATCAAAATCTTATTACTGGGGTGGACACGACCATTTTATCAAATTCGATAATGAAAAATACGGTCTAAAGAAAAATACCATCCACGAGAATGAGTTTGTGGATTTTACGCTGCATTTGGGTTGA
- a CDS encoding ammonium transporter: METKSQEFIELAGKIDAIWVLIAAALVFLMQAGFKCLEVGLVRKKHIEAVAMKNVIDWAVASLIFLVFGFGLMFGKDSVGVIGSNLFFLSNLESVEDGNSLGIIFFMFQLAFAGTALTIVSGAMSERTGFVPYLVASVFIALLIYPVFGHWAWGNLFFADNKSWLADLGFIDFAGSTVVHSVGAWVSLAGLSLLGPRIGRYNLDGSPRDIKAFNIPYAALGLFMLWLGWWGFNGGSTLAFDSSVGLIILNTNIAGATGAIVAYFHCKLFQNKVGIYEKLIGGALGGLVAITASPHIQTPFTSMVIGILAGVVHNYGFEYLVKKRIDDAVGAIPVHGFCGVLGTLLVVISPEILFTDGTFNFMRVITQLGVQALGVAICFGWAFSVGLLMFYTLKKTVGLRVSPDEEREGITLFPKIKEKDEQIDEDELKKLLSEF, from the coding sequence ATGGAAACGAAATCACAAGAGTTTATCGAATTGGCAGGTAAGATAGATGCTATTTGGGTATTAATTGCAGCTGCTTTGGTTTTTTTGATGCAAGCTGGCTTTAAATGTCTAGAGGTCGGATTAGTGAGAAAAAAGCACATTGAAGCTGTCGCCATGAAAAATGTTATAGACTGGGCTGTGGCTAGTTTAATATTTTTAGTGTTTGGTTTTGGGCTTATGTTTGGCAAAGATAGTGTCGGAGTAATTGGCTCTAACCTGTTTTTTCTGTCAAACCTAGAGAGTGTTGAAGATGGCAATAGTTTAGGTATTATCTTTTTTATGTTTCAATTGGCATTTGCTGGTACTGCGCTTACAATTGTATCAGGTGCTATGTCTGAGCGAACAGGTTTTGTTCCTTATCTTGTAGCATCGGTTTTTATAGCATTATTAATTTACCCAGTGTTTGGCCATTGGGCTTGGGGTAATTTGTTTTTTGCCGATAACAAAAGCTGGTTAGCAGATTTAGGATTTATAGATTTTGCAGGTTCTACAGTGGTTCATTCGGTAGGAGCTTGGGTGTCTCTGGCAGGTTTGTCTTTGTTAGGGCCTAGAATTGGTAGGTATAACTTAGATGGTTCTCCTCGCGATATTAAGGCCTTTAATATTCCATATGCAGCCTTAGGTTTATTTATGCTTTGGTTAGGTTGGTGGGGTTTCAACGGAGGTAGTACTCTGGCTTTTGATAGCAGTGTGGGTTTAATCATACTCAATACAAACATTGCAGGAGCAACAGGAGCCATTGTTGCATATTTCCATTGCAAATTGTTCCAGAATAAAGTCGGAATCTACGAAAAACTAATTGGTGGTGCTCTAGGTGGTTTAGTAGCAATTACAGCTTCACCTCATATCCAAACACCGTTCACATCAATGGTAATTGGTATTTTAGCTGGAGTAGTTCATAATTACGGATTTGAGTATTTAGTAAAGAAAAGAATTGATGATGCAGTAGGCGCTATACCTGTTCATGGATTTTGTGGTGTATTGGGTACTTTGCTAGTTGTAATTTCTCCCGAAATCTTATTCACAGATGGTACTTTTAATTTTATGAGAGTAATCACGCAATTAGGTGTGCAGGCTTTAGGTGTTGCCATCTGTTTTGGTTGGGCCTTTAGTGTGGGCTTACTCATGTTTTACACTTTAAAGAAAACGGTTGGGCTAAGAGTTTCTCCTGATGAAGAAAGAGAAGGAATTACCTTGTTCCCTAAGATAAAAGAAAAAGATGAACAAATTGATGAAGACGAACTCAAGAAATTACTAAGTGAATTTTAA
- a CDS encoding universal stress protein, with translation MKTIIVATDYSNAASNALSYAAELANVINAKLVLFNVYHLNIHASNARLSPDKIDQMIKNNELRLQELADETAQKYNLSVNWYSKMANTVEELEAYATTNPVDLVVMGMETNLMEYRLFGNTTTAAIHRLKFPVLVVPNEVPYKKLERVLYACEYKYLEKDNHLDLLKDLARKYNAQLQVLHVETKAKEPALANNQFISNVDNLMEDVEHTYNFVESSSIAKGIEKGVNEYNANLLVMVPHKAGFLESLMKGSVTREMTLKTRVPLLVLPNL, from the coding sequence ATGAAAACAATTATAGTTGCCACCGATTACTCAAATGCTGCCAGCAATGCACTTAGTTATGCTGCTGAGTTAGCGAATGTGATAAATGCTAAATTGGTTCTGTTCAATGTTTATCACTTGAACATTCATGCTAGTAATGCAAGATTGTCTCCTGATAAAATTGACCAGATGATTAAAAATAATGAGTTACGCCTACAAGAATTAGCTGATGAAACTGCACAAAAATACAACTTGAGTGTAAATTGGTACAGCAAAATGGCTAATACAGTAGAAGAGCTTGAAGCTTATGCAACCACCAACCCAGTTGATTTGGTAGTAATGGGTATGGAAACCAATCTAATGGAATATAGATTATTTGGTAATACAACTACCGCTGCTATCCATAGATTAAAATTCCCTGTGTTGGTAGTTCCAAATGAAGTTCCTTACAAAAAGCTTGAAAGAGTTCTTTATGCTTGTGAGTATAAATATTTGGAAAAAGACAATCATTTAGATCTTTTAAAAGACCTTGCTAGAAAATACAATGCACAACTTCAGGTACTGCATGTAGAAACTAAAGCGAAAGAACCCGCACTAGCAAATAACCAATTTATCTCAAATGTAGATAACCTAATGGAAGATGTTGAACATACTTACAATTTTGTAGAAAGCTCAAGTATTGCAAAAGGTATCGAAAAAGGAGTAAATGAATACAATGCAAATCTATTGGTGATGGTTCCTCACAAAGCAGGTTTCTTAGAATCTCTAATGAAAGGTAGCGTAACCAGAGAAATGACATTAAAAACCCGTGTACCATTATTGGTATTGCCTAATTTATAG
- a CDS encoding alpha-L-fucosidase — protein sequence MNYNKILPYVFATILCFGISACNKKNETVEKEEKPAFEENWESLSKIETQPEWFKDAKLGIYFHWGVYSVPAFETEWYPRWMYVPNRGDEWGGNIFAHHQETYGSIDKFNYHDFIPMFKATFFDAEEWASLFMKTGAKFAGPVAQHHDGFAMWASKINPWNAYDMGPKKDITGELFKALKARDMKTIATLHHARLGQKYANDTSNWAGNNIDPGWNSHYPYHPDYVTSSTDPKLSKLYGNMGEDEFNEYWLALVNEVVDEYGPDILWYDSWLDQIPEEYQQKMVAHHFNTAISRNQEPIVFHKQEDLPQEVSLLDIEQGGKTDISDEYWMTDITISEGAWSYTKGQTYKDPALVIRNMVDVWSKKGIVLLNISPTADGVINPEQRDVLRAIGDWIYQHQEAVYETRAYSIYGYGDAAFEEGHFGGQSATIKYSKSDYRFSKAKDGKALFIYTLGMPEPESTIEVKHVVDGLDGNSISKIYVVGDNKQVDWFIQDDKLLIQTPEASAMDVMVTVFKVEFK from the coding sequence ATGAACTATAACAAAATACTTCCGTATGTTTTTGCTACCATTCTTTGTTTTGGTATTAGTGCTTGCAACAAGAAAAACGAAACGGTAGAAAAAGAAGAAAAGCCTGCTTTTGAAGAAAATTGGGAGTCGCTCTCCAAGATAGAAACACAACCAGAATGGTTTAAAGATGCAAAGTTGGGCATCTATTTTCATTGGGGAGTTTATAGTGTGCCAGCTTTTGAAACGGAATGGTACCCAAGGTGGATGTATGTGCCCAACAGAGGCGATGAATGGGGAGGAAATATTTTTGCACATCACCAAGAAACTTATGGTTCGATAGATAAATTTAACTATCATGATTTTATACCCATGTTTAAAGCTACTTTTTTTGATGCTGAAGAATGGGCTTCTTTATTCATGAAAACAGGGGCAAAATTTGCAGGCCCTGTCGCTCAACACCACGATGGATTTGCTATGTGGGCTAGTAAAATAAACCCTTGGAATGCCTACGACATGGGACCCAAAAAAGACATTACTGGAGAGTTATTTAAAGCTTTAAAAGCGAGAGACATGAAAACTATCGCTACCCTACACCATGCAAGACTTGGGCAAAAGTACGCGAATGATACAAGCAATTGGGCAGGTAACAACATTGATCCGGGTTGGAACAGCCATTATCCCTATCATCCAGATTATGTAACTTCTTCTACTGATCCGAAACTTAGCAAGCTGTATGGTAACATGGGCGAAGACGAATTTAATGAATATTGGCTCGCTTTGGTAAACGAAGTTGTAGATGAATATGGCCCAGATATTTTGTGGTACGACTCATGGCTCGATCAAATTCCTGAGGAATATCAGCAAAAGATGGTGGCACATCATTTTAATACGGCTATTAGTAGAAATCAGGAACCCATAGTTTTTCACAAACAAGAAGACTTGCCACAAGAAGTAAGCTTGCTAGACATCGAACAAGGTGGAAAAACTGATATTTCAGATGAATATTGGATGACAGATATTACCATTAGCGAGGGAGCTTGGAGCTACACCAAAGGTCAAACTTACAAAGACCCTGCTTTGGTTATTAGAAACATGGTGGATGTTTGGAGTAAAAAAGGAATTGTATTGCTAAACATCTCTCCTACTGCCGATGGAGTCATCAATCCAGAACAAAGAGATGTGCTCAGAGCAATCGGAGATTGGATTTATCAACATCAAGAAGCCGTCTATGAAACCCGTGCCTACTCTATTTATGGATATGGTGATGCAGCGTTTGAAGAAGGTCATTTTGGTGGGCAATCTGCCACCATTAAATACTCAAAAAGCGATTATCGATTCAGTAAAGCTAAAGATGGCAAAGCGCTGTTTATCTATACTTTAGGTATGCCAGAACCTGAATCGACCATTGAGGTAAAACATGTGGTAGATGGATTAGATGGAAATAGCATTTCAAAAATCTATGTTGTAGGAGATAACAAGCAAGTAGATTGGTTTATTCAAGATGACAAACTTCTTATACAAACTCCAGAGGCCTCTGCAATGGATGTAATGGTTACTGTTTTTAAAGTAGAGTTTAAATAA